The Oncorhynchus tshawytscha isolate Ot180627B linkage group LG30, Otsh_v2.0, whole genome shotgun sequence genome includes a region encoding these proteins:
- the LOC112250242 gene encoding probable ribonuclease ZC3H12B → MVLELAVPANAGPLLHRSIPHIERIFRVRVSYGSAESSCDSANVSTSNIIIVRVAEGKEDDCTKAKDYIVSLTSPAHRKREHLTLAQHKQLVVLKPVIEYDSQAVVEVREHVVDISGGERNVMTAWSMVEKIKMEKHPCREEASELTEAQQPSGESEEGNSSESESEHQLQVNSGSCKRTELFSATKPHRQLCRSPCLDRPSFSQSSTLPELRPDDTKAAAVLKQASDKVYQTKMEFALKLGYSGEQVETVLNKLGAAALINDILAELVRLGNKGELEVQASSNTGTLVSRGGPCVKEAVSPEVSLEDDSVDPYDNLRPIVIDGSNVAMSHGNKEVFSCLGIQLAVDWFVEKGHKDITVFVPAWRKEQSRPDAPITDQDILRKLEKEKILVFTPSRRVQGRRVVCYDDRFIVKLACDSDGIIVSNDNYRDLQNEKPEWKKFIEERLLMYSFVNDKFMPPDDPLGRHGPSLENFLRKRPVVPEHKKQPCPYGKKCTYGHKCKYYHPERANQPQRSVADELRAFAKLSAVKTMSEGALAKCGTGLATAKGESGSEAKRVTPKRQSDPSIRSVACEPEERLSAVRKPEANSVPSLVSALSVPTMQPAKSHAAGALNTRSASSPVPGSLQFTHSSLEHMSSVQYPHPPILVTNSHGASVTYSEQFPKYDSVSTDHGYYSMLSDFSNMSMSSMHNVDSFCSMEHEHGVYLRNPSQHCPDPCLSHSNSDSFSSYGELYMSSVDSSVDESMKGQQSPAQSRLQASSHGGFHHEALTRVQSYGHEEPKQGPCRKQSISHLAPHVQHPVVGARSSCPGDYPLPQNVLPSQSSQPGRSLGMTRMDSISDSRLYESNPMRQRRPPLCREQHASWDPLPCGSESYGYHSYPLSNSLMQPCCERVMVRSMPDKMEQIWRSPWENPPQVEHQERHVIPEHLYQTYRNLCNIFPSFVVHSVMEKNPHLTDPQQLAAVIVTKLRSCH, encoded by the exons GATTACATCGTTTCCTTAACTTCACCAGCTCACCGAAAGAGAGAGCATCTAACGTTGGCTCAACACAAACAGCTGGTTGTGCTGAAGCCAGTCATCGAGTATGACTCTCAGGCTGTGGTGGAGGTGAGGGAGCATGTGGTGGACATCTCCGGTGGCGAGAGGAACGTGATGACGGCATGGTCAATGGTGGAGAAGATCAAAATGGAGAAACACCCTTGCAGGGAAGAGGCCTCTGAGCTGACTGAGGCCCAGCAGCCCAGTGGGGAGTCGGAGGAGGGGAACAGCTCAGAGAGTGAGTCAGAGCATCAGCTGCAAGTGAACAGCGGCAGCTGTAAGAGGACGGAGCTCTTCAGTGCCACCAAGCCTCACCGTCAGCTCTGTCGCTCTCCATGCCTGGACCGGCCTAGCTTCTCCCAGAGCAGTACTCTACCAGAGCTCCGCCCTGACGACACCAAGGCCGCCGCAGTCCTCAAACAGGCCAGTGACAAGGTGTACCAAACCAAGATGGAGTTTGCCTTGAAGCTGGGATACTCAGGTGAACAGGTGGAGACAGTGCTGAACAAGTTAGGGGCTGCTGCCCTCATCAATGATATTCTGGCTGAGCTTGTGAGGCTTGGTAATAAAGGTGAACTGGAAGTTCAAGCCAGCAGTAACACAGGCACGTTGGTCTCCCGTGGAGGCCCCTGTGTAAAAGAGGCTGTCAGTCCGGAGGTGTCACTTGAAGATGATTCCGTGGATCCTTATGATAATCTCAGGCCTATTGTCATTGATGGATCGAATGTGGCAATGAG CCATGGAAACAAAGAGGTTTTCTCTTGCCTTGGTATCCAATTGGCTGTTGATTGGTTTGTGGAGAAAGGGCACAAAGACATCACAGTGTTTGTTCCTGCCTGGAGGAAAGAGCAGTCGAGACCTGACGCCCCCATTACAG ACCAAGACATTTTGCGGAagctggagaaagaaaagatCCTAGTGTTCACCCCATCTAGAAGAGTCCAAGGGAGGAGAGTGGTGTGCTATGATGATCGCTTTATAGTGAAACTGGCCTGTGACTCTGATGGCATAATTGTGTCAAATGACAACTACAGGGACTTACAGAATGAGAAGCCGGAGTGGAAGAAGTTCATAGAGGAGCGGCTGCTGATGTACTCGTTTGTCAATGATAA ATTCATGCCACCTGATGACCCTTTGGGAAGACACGGTCCAAGTTTAGAGAATTTTCTCCGCAAGCGTCCTGTTGTTCCAGAGCACAAAAAGCAACCCTGTCCATATG GGAAAAAATGCACTTATGGACATAAGTGCAAGTACTACCATCCAGAGCGTGCAAACCAGCCCCAACGGTCAGTGGCTGATGAACTGAGGGCATTTGCCAAGTTGTCTGCTGTGAAGACAATGAGCGAGGGGGCCCTGGCCAAGTGTGGCACTGGACTCGCCACAGCTAAGGGGGAGAGTGGCTCTGAGGCTAAACGAGTGACCCCGAAGCGCCAGTCTGACCCCAGCATCCGCTCAGTCGCCTGCGAGCCAGAGGAGAGACTGTCCGCTGTCCGTAAGCCTGAGGCAAATTCTGTGCCTTCCCTTGTGTCTGCCCTCAGCGTGCCCACCATGCAGCCTGCAAAGAGCCATGCGGCTGGTGCCTTGAACACACGATCAGCCAGCAGCCCAGTACCCGGCTCCCTCCAGTTCACCCACAGCTCCCTGGAGCACATGTCTAGTGTACAGTACCCACATCCACCCATCCTAGTCACCAACAGCCATGGTGCTTCTGTCACTTACAGTGAACAGTTTCCTAAGTACGATTCTGTGAGCACGGACCACGGATACTACTCTATGCTTAGTGATTTTTCTAACATGAGCATGAGCAGCATGCACAACGTGGACAGCTTCTGTAGCATGGAGCATGAGCATGGGGTTTATCTGAGAAATCCCAGCCAGCATTGCCCTGATCCCTGCCTCAGCCACTCGAACAGTGACTCCTTTTCCTCTTATGGGGAATTATACATGAGCTCAGTGGACAGTAGCGTGGATGAGAGCATGAAGGGACAGCAGTCTCCAGCACAGAGCAGACTCCAGGCCTCCTCCCATGGGGGGTTCCACCACGAGGCCCTGACCCGGGTGCAGAGCTATGGCCATGAGGAGCCCAAGCAAGGTCCATGCAGGAAGCAGTCCATATCCCACCTGGCACCGCATGTCCAGCACCCTGTTGTTGGGGCCCGGTCCAGCTGCCCAGGGGACTACCCCTTACCTCAGAATGTCCTCCCGTCACAGTCCTCGCAGCCGGGACGCTCCCTGGGCATGACACGTATGGACAGCATCTCAGACTCCAGGCTGTACGAGAGTAACCCCATGAGGCAGCGCAGACCCCCACTGTGCCGCGAGCAGCATGCCAGCTGGGACCCGCTGCCCTGCGGCAGTGAGTCCTATGGCTACCATTCCTACCCCCTGAGTAACAGCCTGATGCAGCCGTGTTGTGAGCGGGTGATGGTCCGCAGCATGCCTGACAAGATGGAGCAGATTTGGAGGTCTCCATGGGAGAACCCGCCTCAAGTCGAGCACCAGGAGCGCCATGTCATCCCAGAGCACCTGTACCAAACATACCGCAACCTCTGCAACATCTTCCCATCTTTCGTGGTGCACTCTGTCATGGAGAAAAACCCTCATCTGACGGACCCACAACAACTCGCTGCCGTCATTGTCACGAAGCTGAGGTCTTGCCATTga